One Oceanithermus desulfurans genomic region harbors:
- the secG gene encoding preprotein translocase subunit SecG, with product MGILYTLLILIYLAIAAGLVWVVLLQEPKQGGGDILGGGATDLFAARGVTGGLYRVTIWLGAAFLVLSVIISKIPR from the coding sequence ATGGGCATCTTGTACACGCTGTTGATTCTGATTTACCTCGCCATCGCGGCGGGGCTGGTCTGGGTGGTGCTCCTCCAGGAGCCCAAGCAGGGTGGGGGCGACATCCTGGGTGGCGGGGCCACCGACCTGTTCGCCGCCCGGGGCGTGACCGGAGGGCTGTACCGGGTGACGATCTGGCTGGGCGCGGCCTTCCTCGTGCTCTCGGTCATCATCAGCAAGATTCCCCGTTAA
- a CDS encoding PEGA domain-containing protein translates to MSAAGASWGVRGEAGRVVGVFLLALAGAAPGWLPGVDGADGAWIELEGGCGRALEAGAPVSFRVGVADDAFVYVFDARDAADLRRLVPAAGSGSVRLAAGEVRRFPADGGVRYVADAREERGVLYLLAARVPLALAPRTTASELRAVLEHLDRDAWRAAACGYRVRQSAQAFLEVRSEPAGLAVWLDGVRLGLTPLSAEVAPGRRRLRLEGPGFTQEQQLSLARGERTRLELRLPAPVAGERVRFDVASRPEGAWVYLDDRYACTAPCRLEPAPGRHALRLEMPGFQVWGRYLTVAPGPQAAGTTALLERAAATLSVTVNVEAELFLDGMPLGRIARGATRTFAVTEGWHELVALAPGREAARERLLILPDDREEIELELDPL, encoded by the coding sequence GTGAGCGCGGCTGGCGCGTCCTGGGGGGTGCGGGGTGAGGCGGGCCGGGTGGTTGGGGTCTTCCTGCTGGCCCTGGCGGGCGCGGCGCCCGGTTGGCTGCCGGGGGTGGACGGCGCGGACGGGGCCTGGATCGAGCTGGAGGGCGGCTGCGGCCGCGCCCTGGAGGCGGGGGCGCCGGTAAGCTTCCGCGTGGGCGTCGCCGACGACGCCTTCGTCTACGTCTTCGACGCGCGTGACGCCGCGGACCTGCGACGCCTGGTCCCCGCGGCGGGCTCGGGGTCCGTGCGTCTGGCCGCGGGCGAGGTGCGCCGCTTCCCCGCGGACGGCGGGGTCCGCTACGTCGCTGACGCCCGCGAGGAACGCGGCGTCCTCTACCTGCTGGCCGCGCGCGTGCCCCTGGCGCTGGCGCCGCGGACGACCGCGTCGGAGCTGCGCGCGGTGCTCGAGCACCTGGACCGCGACGCCTGGCGGGCCGCCGCTTGCGGCTACCGCGTGCGCCAGAGCGCCCAGGCCTTCCTGGAGGTTCGCAGCGAGCCAGCGGGGCTTGCGGTCTGGCTCGACGGCGTGCGGCTGGGCCTCACCCCGTTGAGCGCCGAGGTGGCCCCGGGCCGGCGCCGTCTGCGCCTCGAGGGCCCGGGGTTCACGCAGGAGCAGCAGCTCTCGCTGGCGCGGGGCGAGCGGACGAGGCTCGAGCTGCGCCTCCCGGCTCCCGTGGCCGGGGAGCGGGTTCGCTTCGACGTGGCCTCGCGTCCGGAGGGCGCCTGGGTCTACCTCGACGACCGCTACGCCTGCACCGCCCCCTGCCGGCTCGAGCCGGCGCCCGGGCGGCACGCGCTGCGCCTGGAGATGCCTGGCTTCCAGGTCTGGGGGCGTTACCTCACCGTCGCCCCCGGGCCGCAGGCGGCGGGGACGACGGCCCTGCTGGAGCGGGCCGCGGCGACGCTATCGGTGACCGTGAACGTCGAGGCCGAGCTCTTCCTCGACGGGATGCCGCTGGGGCGGATCGCCCGCGGGGCGACGCGCACCTTTGCGGTGACGGAGGGCTGGCACGAGCTGGTCGCGCTGGCTCCCGGTCGCGAGGCGGCCCGGGAACGTCTGCTGATCCTGCCGGACGACCGCGAAGAGATCGAGCTGGAGCTCGATCCCCTGTAG
- a CDS encoding HAD family hydrolase produces the protein MPEEVWVFDVEGTLTAGETWQGVGRWLEQNGRRAAYRRFFLAHLPGALLAKAGLIDKRRYQNKWMRDLAGLFAGASAGEVEVMAGWVAEHELWPQRREDVLAELRAGLERGVRVVLASGTYQPVLEAFARRLGPEVEALGTPFVCVDGVCPQNPAGEVNVAAVKARRVREHLGGRAPDRAYGDTASDLPLLELAREAVAVYPDRVLVRRARERGWRVLGGAG, from the coding sequence GTGCCTGAGGAGGTCTGGGTCTTCGACGTCGAGGGCACCCTGACCGCGGGGGAGACCTGGCAGGGCGTGGGGCGCTGGCTCGAGCAAAACGGCCGCCGCGCCGCCTACCGGCGCTTCTTCCTCGCCCACCTGCCGGGGGCGCTCCTCGCCAAGGCGGGCCTGATCGACAAGCGGCGCTACCAGAACAAGTGGATGCGTGACCTCGCGGGCCTGTTCGCGGGCGCCTCCGCAGGCGAAGTCGAGGTCATGGCCGGTTGGGTCGCGGAGCACGAACTTTGGCCGCAGCGGCGCGAGGACGTGCTCGCCGAGCTGCGCGCCGGGCTGGAGCGCGGGGTGCGGGTCGTCCTCGCCTCGGGCACCTACCAGCCGGTGCTGGAAGCGTTCGCCCGGCGCCTGGGCCCGGAGGTGGAGGCGCTGGGCACGCCCTTCGTCTGCGTGGACGGGGTTTGTCCGCAGAACCCCGCGGGCGAGGTCAACGTGGCCGCGGTCAAGGCCCGGCGGGTGCGGGAGCACCTGGGCGGGCGCGCGCCCGACCGCGCCTACGGCGACACCGCAAGCGACCTGCCGCTGCTGGAGCTGGCGCGCGAGGCCGTGGCCGTCTACCCCGACCGAGTGCTGGTGCGGCGGGCGCGTGAGCGCGGCTGGCGCGTCCTGGGGGGTGCGGGGTGA
- a CDS encoding MBL fold metallo-hydrolase, with the protein MIHTLDLRFGRPHTIAAYLVETSAGPVLVETGPESTYPRLKEALAEHGVLPADLRAVFVSHIHLDHAGAAWRLVEEGAPVVYVHPRGAPHLVDPSRLWESASRIYGAQMEALWGRPGPVPPGRVRAVEDGEEVAVGTSRFLAVDTPGHAGHHHAWVLGGVIFSGDVGGVRIGGGPVVPPFPPPEIHLERWKASLDRLRGLGATEIRPTHFGAYPDVAAHLDDLEDRMFRWAERVLGWLREGLDEDAMIPRFEELVADELRSAGLDEETLAEYEIADPAWMSVPGLVRYWRKVHPERAAGA; encoded by the coding sequence ATGATCCATACCCTGGACCTGCGGTTCGGCCGGCCGCACACCATCGCGGCCTACCTGGTGGAGACCTCCGCCGGACCCGTGCTCGTCGAGACCGGGCCCGAGTCGACCTACCCGCGCCTCAAGGAGGCGCTCGCAGAGCACGGCGTCCTGCCTGCCGACCTGCGCGCGGTCTTCGTGAGCCACATCCACCTCGACCACGCCGGGGCCGCCTGGCGGCTCGTGGAAGAAGGCGCCCCGGTCGTTTACGTCCACCCACGGGGCGCGCCCCACCTGGTCGACCCTTCGCGCCTCTGGGAGAGCGCGAGCCGCATCTACGGGGCGCAGATGGAGGCCCTTTGGGGGCGTCCGGGGCCGGTTCCCCCGGGCCGCGTGCGCGCCGTGGAGGACGGTGAAGAGGTGGCCGTGGGCACCTCCCGCTTTCTCGCCGTGGACACCCCGGGCCACGCGGGCCACCATCACGCCTGGGTTTTGGGCGGCGTGATCTTCTCGGGCGACGTCGGCGGGGTGCGCATCGGTGGGGGGCCGGTGGTGCCGCCGTTTCCACCCCCGGAGATCCACCTGGAGCGCTGGAAGGCCTCGCTCGACCGCTTGCGCGGCCTCGGGGCGACGGAGATCCGCCCCACCCACTTCGGCGCCTACCCGGACGTGGCCGCGCACCTGGACGACCTCGAGGACCGCATGTTCCGCTGGGCCGAGCGGGTGCTCGGCTGGCTGCGCGAGGGCCTGGACGAGGACGCGATGATCCCGCGGTTCGAAGAGCTGGTGGCCGACGAGCTGCGCTCGGCGGGGCTGGACGAAGAGACGCTGGCCGAGTACGAGATCGCCGACCCCGCCTGGATGAGCGTGCCGGGTTTGGTGCGCTACTGGCGCAAGGTTCATCCCGAAAGGGCCGCCGGTGCCTGA
- a CDS encoding LacI family DNA-binding transcriptional regulator: MGNGSKAPKNGRNAPTIADVAARAGVGIGTVSRVINNSPAVRPETRAKVQAVMEELGYVPNPHARRIAGGRSYTVSVLLPFVGTEFYLRLLEGIEAELGEQRYDLALFPLLSKQRLERFLSSSALAYHTDGLIVASYDLAERFPGGRLPTDRPVVMVDARSEAYDSAYLDNALGGRLAAEHLLALGGPVFAVQIEEELDRAFASTVFSARIGGFREALAQAGVPLPEDHVFRTRLSAEGGQIALQRFLELQRPPFNVFAAADVVALGVVEAAERSGLEVGREVRVLGFDGQPWTATRGLSTLEQPVETMGRAAARMLIERLQGTEGPPRHERFEPRLVVRSSTQTGF; this comes from the coding sequence GTGGGAAACGGTTCGAAGGCGCCCAAGAACGGAAGGAACGCCCCGACGATCGCCGACGTGGCCGCGCGCGCGGGGGTGGGGATCGGCACCGTGAGCAGGGTGATCAACAACTCGCCGGCGGTGCGGCCCGAGACCCGTGCGAAGGTGCAGGCGGTCATGGAGGAGCTGGGCTACGTGCCCAACCCCCACGCCCGCCGCATCGCCGGCGGCCGCAGCTACACGGTCTCGGTGTTGCTTCCGTTCGTGGGCACCGAGTTCTACCTGCGCCTGCTCGAGGGCATCGAGGCCGAGCTGGGCGAGCAGCGCTACGACCTGGCGCTCTTCCCGCTGCTCTCCAAGCAGCGGCTCGAACGCTTCCTCAGTTCCTCGGCGCTGGCCTACCACACCGACGGCCTGATCGTGGCCAGCTACGACCTCGCCGAGCGCTTTCCCGGCGGCCGCCTGCCCACCGACCGGCCCGTGGTCATGGTCGACGCCCGCAGCGAGGCCTACGACTCGGCCTACCTCGACAACGCCCTGGGCGGACGTCTCGCCGCGGAGCACCTGCTTGCGCTGGGGGGTCCGGTCTTCGCGGTGCAGATCGAGGAGGAACTGGACCGGGCGTTTGCGAGCACCGTCTTTTCCGCCCGCATCGGCGGCTTCCGCGAGGCGCTGGCGCAGGCCGGGGTGCCCCTGCCCGAAGACCACGTCTTCCGGACGCGGCTCTCGGCCGAAGGGGGGCAGATCGCCCTGCAGCGCTTCCTCGAGCTGCAACGGCCGCCCTTCAACGTCTTCGCCGCCGCCGACGTGGTGGCGCTGGGCGTCGTCGAGGCGGCCGAGCGGTCGGGGCTCGAGGTGGGCCGGGAGGTGCGCGTCCTCGGCTTCGACGGCCAGCCCTGGACCGCCACGCGCGGGCTCTCCACCCTGGAGCAGCCCGTGGAGACGATGGGGCGGGCGGCGGCGCGCATGCTCATCGAGCGCCTGCAGGGCACGGAGGGGCCGCCGCGTCACGAGCGCTTCGAGCCCCGCCTGGTGGTGCGCTCCTCCACGCAGACCGGATTTTGA
- a CDS encoding glycerol-3-phosphate acyltransferase, protein MNAVDLLWILLSYLIGSISWGLIFGFAHGLDLRRRDLPGGSGVFRQLGPVWGVLTALLDAAKGALVALLAAQAPGGLAPWMATAVVAGHCWPVYFGFSGGGGLAPSLGFFLVFRPAVTLVALAVVAVVALLYYPWWRRRGGVLGIYPIPFAALFGYAYALWALQDDREGFRAMLGVTVVVLVRGLRLLKGRR, encoded by the coding sequence ATGAACGCCGTCGACCTGCTCTGGATCCTGCTCAGCTACCTCATCGGTTCGATCAGCTGGGGCTTGATCTTTGGCTTCGCCCACGGCCTCGACCTGCGCCGCCGCGACCTTCCCGGCGGTTCGGGCGTCTTCCGTCAGCTTGGACCCGTCTGGGGCGTACTCACCGCCCTGCTCGACGCCGCCAAGGGCGCCTTGGTGGCCCTGCTGGCGGCCCAGGCTCCAGGGGGCCTGGCCCCCTGGATGGCGACCGCGGTGGTCGCGGGACACTGCTGGCCGGTCTACTTCGGCTTCTCGGGGGGCGGCGGGCTCGCGCCCAGCCTGGGTTTCTTCCTCGTTTTCCGCCCTGCGGTTACGCTCGTCGCTCTGGCGGTGGTGGCGGTGGTGGCGCTCCTCTACTACCCCTGGTGGCGCAGGCGCGGGGGCGTCCTCGGCATCTACCCGATTCCCTTCGCCGCGCTCTTCGGCTACGCCTACGCGCTCTGGGCGCTGCAAGACGACCGCGAAGGGTTCCGGGCCATGCTCGGGGTCACCGTGGTGGTGCTGGTCCGGGGACTGCGCCTGCTCAAAGGCCGGCGGTAG
- the abc-f gene encoding ribosomal protection-like ABC-F family protein, whose product MRLVRAENLSYSLGGRDLLLGVGFELRHGDRVALVGRNGSGKTTLLRLLAGELEPHTGRLLFGPGVVLARTRQEPRFGGETVGEVLRQGFARLERMEARLTELETRLDDPAAYGEWEELHAHFEAAGGYTREARYRAVLGGLRFAGREDEPATRLSGGEARRLELGRALLAAADGLLLDEPTNHLDAPMRAWLAGFLGEYKGGLLFVSHDRWFMNRLAAAVAHLERGRLTVYPSDYDAFRSARAEREAQAQRAWQNWENRRRELEASLEQARRWAHSSEKQAVRKRALETRYEKLLAEEAPRPERTGRSVRIRFPASAGPERVLEAAALEKRLGGRRLFRVENLTVRRGERIALVGPNGAGKSTLLRMLLGELGSDDPAGFVRTGPGVRVGYYDQRLSGFDENLTLFETLHRLVGDKEAHNLLGAWLFPYEAQFKRVGDLSGGERARLALLNLALLEANLLVLDEPTNHLDLETIEALEEALTRYEGTLIVVSHDLAFLKQLTTRTWRVQDGTFADTPRPPDEPAAAARAASAPAPEPRPAERPRRKKSRWHTERLIEKLEAEIEELHERLAAVHARAAEPGLSHEDYAAIAREEAELNQALAEREAAWERAVEELESS is encoded by the coding sequence ATGCGTCTGGTTCGCGCGGAGAACCTCAGCTATTCGCTCGGCGGCCGCGACCTGCTGCTCGGCGTCGGCTTCGAGCTGCGCCACGGCGACCGCGTCGCCCTCGTGGGCCGCAACGGTTCCGGGAAGACGACGCTGCTGCGGCTGCTCGCCGGCGAGCTCGAGCCCCACACCGGCCGGCTGCTCTTCGGCCCGGGCGTGGTGCTGGCGCGCACGCGCCAGGAACCCCGCTTCGGCGGGGAAACGGTCGGCGAGGTGCTGCGGCAGGGCTTCGCGCGGCTCGAGCGCATGGAAGCGCGGCTGACCGAACTCGAAACGCGCCTCGACGACCCCGCGGCCTACGGCGAGTGGGAGGAGCTGCACGCCCATTTCGAGGCCGCAGGCGGCTACACCCGCGAGGCCCGCTACCGCGCCGTACTGGGGGGCCTGCGCTTCGCGGGCCGCGAGGACGAACCCGCAACCCGGCTCTCCGGCGGCGAGGCGCGGCGGCTCGAGCTGGGGCGGGCTCTCCTCGCCGCCGCCGACGGGCTGCTGCTCGACGAGCCCACGAACCACCTCGACGCTCCGATGCGCGCCTGGCTGGCGGGCTTTCTGGGCGAGTACAAGGGCGGCCTGCTCTTTGTCAGCCACGACCGCTGGTTCATGAACCGGCTGGCTGCGGCGGTGGCCCACCTGGAGCGGGGACGGCTCACGGTCTACCCCAGCGACTACGACGCCTTTCGCTCGGCGCGGGCGGAGCGCGAAGCGCAGGCGCAGCGCGCCTGGCAGAACTGGGAGAACCGCCGCCGCGAACTCGAGGCCAGCCTGGAGCAGGCGCGCCGCTGGGCGCACTCGAGCGAGAAACAGGCGGTCCGCAAGCGTGCCCTGGAAACCCGCTACGAAAAGCTGCTGGCCGAGGAAGCGCCGCGGCCCGAGCGCACAGGGCGCAGCGTCCGCATTCGTTTTCCCGCATCGGCAGGGCCGGAACGGGTGCTCGAGGCCGCGGCCCTGGAAAAGCGCCTCGGCGGCCGCCGCCTCTTCCGGGTGGAGAACCTGACCGTGCGCCGCGGCGAGCGCATCGCCCTGGTCGGCCCCAACGGCGCGGGCAAGAGCACGCTGCTGCGCATGCTGCTGGGCGAGCTCGGCTCCGACGACCCGGCCGGCTTCGTGCGCACCGGCCCGGGGGTACGCGTCGGCTACTACGACCAGCGGCTGAGCGGCTTCGACGAGAACCTCACCCTCTTCGAGACCCTGCACCGGCTCGTGGGCGACAAGGAGGCCCACAACCTGCTGGGAGCCTGGCTCTTCCCCTACGAAGCCCAGTTCAAGCGGGTGGGCGACCTCTCGGGCGGCGAACGCGCACGGCTGGCCCTCCTCAACCTCGCCCTACTCGAAGCCAACCTGCTGGTCCTCGACGAACCCACCAACCACCTCGACCTGGAAACGATCGAAGCCCTGGAAGAGGCCCTGACGCGCTACGAAGGCACCCTGATCGTCGTCAGCCACGACCTCGCCTTCCTGAAGCAGCTCACCACCCGCACCTGGCGGGTGCAGGACGGAACCTTTGCCGACACGCCCCGCCCGCCCGACGAGCCCGCCGCCGCGGCGCGTGCGGCGTCCGCGCCCGCGCCCGAACCCAGGCCGGCCGAAAGGCCCCGGCGCAAGAAGAGCCGCTGGCACACCGAACGGCTGATCGAGAAGCTGGAGGCCGAGATCGAAGAGTTGCACGAGCGGCTCGCCGCCGTGCACGCGCGCGCCGCGGAGCCGGGGCTTTCCCACGAAGACTACGCCGCCATCGCCCGCGAGGAAGCGGAGCTGAACCAGGCGCTGGCCGAGCGCGAGGCCGCCTGGGAACGGGCGGTGGAAGAGCTCGAGTCCTCCTAG
- a CDS encoding fumarylacetoacetate hydrolase family protein, which translates to MKMLRFRKDGRVQWGWLMGEDHVTPMRKLDGEPAGEVYPIRELELLPPAEPSKIVCVGRNYADHIKEMGHAFGEDLPAEPGLFLKAPNTLVPSGAEVTYPDWTEELHYEGELAAVIGQTARNVGEEEALGYVLGYTNALDLTARDKQKSDLQWIRAKSADGFLPLGPVLETELDPNATVVRTWVNDELRQEASTELMIFPVARVISYVSRFMTLEPGDVVLTGTPSGVGPLARGDRVRVEVEGVGRALEVRIV; encoded by the coding sequence ATGAAGATGCTTCGTTTCCGCAAGGACGGCCGGGTGCAGTGGGGCTGGCTGATGGGCGAGGACCACGTGACCCCCATGCGCAAGCTGGACGGCGAACCCGCCGGCGAGGTCTACCCCATACGCGAGCTCGAGCTGCTGCCGCCCGCCGAGCCCAGCAAGATCGTCTGCGTGGGCCGCAACTACGCGGACCACATCAAGGAGATGGGGCACGCCTTCGGCGAAGACCTGCCGGCCGAGCCCGGCCTCTTCCTCAAGGCCCCCAACACCCTGGTGCCCTCGGGGGCGGAGGTGACCTACCCCGACTGGACCGAGGAGCTCCACTACGAAGGCGAGCTGGCCGCGGTCATCGGCCAGACCGCCAGGAACGTGGGCGAGGAGGAGGCGCTCGGTTACGTGCTGGGCTACACCAACGCCCTCGACCTGACCGCGCGCGACAAGCAGAAGAGCGACCTGCAGTGGATCCGCGCCAAGAGCGCCGACGGCTTCCTGCCGCTGGGGCCGGTCCTGGAGACCGAGCTGGACCCGAACGCCACGGTAGTGCGCACCTGGGTCAACGACGAGCTGCGCCAGGAGGCGAGCACCGAGTTGATGATCTTTCCGGTGGCGCGCGTGATCAGCTACGTTTCCCGCTTCATGACGCTGGAGCCGGGCGACGTCGTCCTCACCGGCACGCCCAGCGGCGTGGGCCCGCTCGCCCGCGGCGACCGCGTCCGTGTCGAGGTCGAGGGGGTGGGCCGGGCGCTCGAGGTGCGGATCGTCTAG
- a CDS encoding YbaN family protein: MEPSAKRWLFNLLGFVFLGLAALGVVLPVLPTTPLVLLALWAFANGSERMYRYVYHHRWFGAAARDWKRHKAIPRRGKILASVTVGLTALYLIFFSEAPRWAAWTSVALMTYGMFFVHTRPTLERIKPRTQEAPERR, from the coding sequence ATGGAACCTTCCGCCAAGCGCTGGCTTTTCAACCTTCTGGGGTTCGTCTTCCTGGGGCTGGCCGCCCTGGGGGTGGTCCTCCCGGTGCTCCCGACCACCCCGCTGGTGCTGCTGGCGCTCTGGGCCTTCGCCAACGGATCCGAGCGGATGTACCGCTACGTCTACCACCACCGCTGGTTCGGCGCCGCCGCCCGCGACTGGAAGCGGCACAAGGCCATCCCCCGGCGCGGAAAGATCCTGGCCAGCGTCACCGTGGGCCTCACCGCGCTCTACCTGATCTTCTTCTCCGAGGCCCCCCGCTGGGCCGCCTGGACCTCGGTGGCGCTGATGACCTACGGGATGTTCTTCGTGCACACCCGGCCCACGCTCGAGCGGATCAAGCCGCGCACCCAGGAAGCGCCCGAGCGCCGCTAA
- a CDS encoding ABC transporter ATP-binding protein: MYEDEAFRKSFDPRLARRILRYTFPYWKVVLVALVALIVTTLTANVFPLILKYAIDHALVPTQVTELAERYRVLLLASALFIGVRVVDFAARYTQTYALAWLGQHVLFDLRSDIFQKIQRLHLGFFDRTPVGRLLTRITSDVDAINNFITGGLVGFLADFFMLVGIMGFMLYLNWKMALITFAVMPLLLWVTTRIRIGMRDAYRLMRLKLARVNAALQENLSGVETTQLFAQEDRQERRFDTVNRELRDAWIQVIWWFSMFYPIVSFLGEATVAAIVWFGGGAVIQGAITFGLLVAFLDYVRNFFQPIQDMSDKFNIFQAAMASAERIFNLLDTPEEITDKPDALPVERFRGEIRFENVWFAYKSPGEEVADDEWVLQGVSFHIRPGEKVALVGATGAGKTSTVSLIARFYDVQKGRVMIDGHDVRDYRQRYLRRAIGIVLQDPFLFSGTIEFNLRLGDESLPMERVVEVCKFVGAHDFIEKLPQGYRTVLTERGGGLSTGQKQLIALARAVLHNPDILLILDEATASVDTETERQIQRAMARVMEGRTSIIIAHRLSTIQGVDRILVFRKGRIVEEGSHTELLAAGGYYARLYELQYAEAG, encoded by the coding sequence GTGTACGAAGACGAGGCCTTCCGAAAATCCTTCGATCCGCGCCTGGCCCGCCGCATCCTGCGCTACACCTTTCCTTACTGGAAGGTCGTGCTGGTGGCGCTGGTGGCCCTGATCGTCACCACCCTGACGGCCAACGTCTTTCCGCTCATCCTCAAGTACGCCATCGACCACGCGCTGGTGCCCACCCAGGTCACCGAACTGGCCGAGCGCTACCGGGTGCTGCTGCTGGCGAGCGCCCTCTTCATCGGGGTGCGGGTCGTGGACTTCGCCGCGCGCTACACCCAGACTTACGCGCTGGCCTGGTTGGGGCAGCACGTCCTCTTCGACCTGCGCAGCGACATTTTCCAGAAGATCCAGCGTCTGCACCTGGGCTTCTTCGACCGCACCCCCGTTGGGCGCCTGCTTACCCGCATCACCTCCGACGTCGATGCGATCAACAACTTCATCACCGGCGGGCTGGTGGGTTTTCTGGCCGACTTCTTCATGCTCGTCGGCATCATGGGCTTCATGCTCTACCTCAACTGGAAGATGGCCCTCATCACTTTCGCGGTGATGCCGTTGTTGCTGTGGGTGACGACCCGCATCCGCATCGGCATGCGCGACGCCTACCGCTTGATGCGCCTCAAGCTGGCGCGCGTCAACGCCGCCTTGCAGGAGAACCTCTCGGGGGTCGAGACCACCCAGCTCTTCGCCCAGGAGGACCGCCAGGAACGCCGCTTCGACACGGTGAACCGTGAGCTCCGCGATGCCTGGATCCAGGTCATCTGGTGGTTCTCGATGTTCTACCCGATCGTCAGCTTCCTGGGGGAGGCCACCGTGGCCGCGATCGTCTGGTTCGGGGGCGGGGCGGTGATCCAGGGGGCGATCACCTTCGGGCTGCTCGTCGCCTTCCTCGACTACGTGCGCAACTTCTTCCAGCCCATCCAGGACATGTCCGACAAGTTCAACATCTTCCAGGCGGCCATGGCCTCGGCCGAGCGCATCTTCAACCTGCTCGACACTCCGGAAGAGATCACCGACAAACCCGACGCGCTGCCGGTCGAGCGCTTTCGGGGCGAGATCCGCTTCGAGAACGTCTGGTTCGCCTACAAGAGCCCCGGCGAGGAGGTGGCCGACGACGAGTGGGTGCTGCAGGGCGTCAGCTTCCACATCCGCCCCGGGGAGAAGGTGGCGCTGGTGGGGGCCACCGGCGCCGGCAAGACGAGCACGGTCAGCCTGATCGCGCGGTTCTACGACGTGCAGAAGGGCCGGGTGATGATCGACGGCCACGACGTGCGCGACTACCGCCAGCGCTACCTGCGCCGGGCGATCGGCATCGTGCTGCAGGATCCTTTCCTCTTCTCCGGCACGATCGAGTTCAACCTGCGTTTGGGTGACGAAAGCCTTCCCATGGAGCGGGTCGTCGAGGTCTGCAAGTTCGTGGGCGCGCACGACTTCATCGAGAAGCTGCCCCAGGGGTACCGGACCGTACTCACCGAGCGCGGCGGCGGGCTTTCCACCGGACAGAAGCAGCTCATCGCGCTGGCGCGGGCGGTGCTGCACAACCCCGACATCCTGCTCATCCTCGACGAGGCGACGGCCAGCGTGGACACCGAGACCGAACGCCAGATCCAGCGGGCGATGGCGCGGGTGATGGAGGGGCGCACCTCGATCATCATCGCCCACCGCCTTTCCACCATCCAGGGCGTGGACCGCATCCTCGTCTTCCGCAAGGGGCGGATCGTCGAGGAGGGCAGCCACACCGAGCTGCTGGCCGCGGGCGGTTACTACGCGCGGCTCTACGAGCTGCAGTACGCCGAGGCGGGTTAG